One window of Chamaesiphon minutus PCC 6605 genomic DNA carries:
- a CDS encoding DUF4189 domain-containing protein — translation MGIFMIGMNWMVEKIVLLSSVMAASWLVAKSAQAQIIGCPEGYYGIGGGNAGWIGCAPYDTRSEYPTAPDRKPEPERPRVPTMYANSYIAVAWHPKATDVWATWNQRTAEKSQQVALAACTQIMGAGCTIAVSGYNGSVAIARDKSNLVWYGWGNKPDNAREIVLKDCKDKNKDCKIVHVFTAEPLLQPANFTPTQQKFLETNPAFDFSKNYFPGNPVVSKAPPQPVGNYEIAVNGHQVTMNQQLANISIASALERKQSLERQFANDPRYALMKAGYWELTPRAAGLATGDGCSATFATLNGAVAVAGPNGQYRNAAITFFGGNIPVPKNGQMKKVTLAQTGGKPPATVEAYHFPMANGKLGAVTFVVPDASALVNNMFDEHRFAVSLGTKQALDITWRGGHSIRDRLTKCLKGTGNPY, via the coding sequence ATGGGAATATTTATGATTGGGATGAACTGGATGGTTGAAAAAATTGTATTACTAAGTAGTGTAATGGCGGCTTCATGGTTGGTTGCTAAGTCGGCACAAGCTCAAATAATTGGCTGTCCAGAGGGCTATTATGGGATCGGTGGCGGCAATGCTGGTTGGATTGGTTGTGCGCCATATGATACTCGCAGCGAATATCCGACGGCACCCGATCGAAAACCAGAACCCGAACGACCGAGAGTGCCGACGATGTATGCCAACAGTTATATCGCAGTTGCATGGCATCCTAAAGCCACTGATGTGTGGGCAACATGGAATCAGCGAACTGCCGAAAAATCTCAGCAAGTTGCTTTGGCTGCCTGTACGCAAATAATGGGAGCGGGTTGTACGATCGCGGTGAGTGGCTATAATGGGTCGGTGGCAATTGCTAGGGATAAAAGCAATCTAGTCTGGTATGGTTGGGGAAATAAGCCAGATAATGCTCGCGAGATTGTGCTAAAAGACTGTAAGGATAAGAATAAAGACTGTAAAATCGTGCATGTATTTACTGCCGAACCGTTACTTCAGCCTGCTAACTTTACGCCGACCCAGCAAAAATTTCTGGAAACCAATCCAGCATTTGACTTCTCCAAAAATTATTTTCCTGGTAATCCAGTAGTGTCTAAAGCACCACCCCAACCAGTTGGCAACTATGAGATCGCAGTGAATGGGCATCAGGTGACAATGAACCAGCAGTTGGCCAATATTTCGATCGCCAGTGCCCTAGAACGCAAGCAAAGCCTTGAGCGGCAGTTTGCCAACGATCCGCGCTACGCACTAATGAAGGCTGGATATTGGGAATTAACGCCAAGAGCGGCGGGGCTGGCGACTGGTGACGGTTGTTCGGCAACTTTTGCAACGCTAAATGGTGCCGTGGCTGTTGCAGGCCCAAATGGACAGTATCGGAATGCCGCCATCACATTTTTTGGCGGGAATATCCCCGTTCCTAAGAATGGCCAGATGAAAAAGGTCACACTCGCACAAACAGGTGGTAAGCCACCTGCTACGGTTGAGGCTTATCATTTTCCGATGGCTAATGGCAAACTGGGTGCGGTTACTTTTGTCGTCCCTGATGCCTCAGCCCTGGTTAATAATATGTTCGACGAGCATCGCTTTGCCGTCTCACTCGGTACAAAACAAGCACTTGACATTACATGGCGCGGCGGACACAGTATCCGAGATCGACTCACTAAGTGTCTGAAGGGTACCGGAAATCCATATTAA
- the menB gene encoding 1,4-dihydroxy-2-naphthoyl-CoA synthase, producing the protein MEITWRSVKTYTDILYHKADGIAKVTINRPEKRNAFRPQTVFEMYDAFCDAREDTSIGVVLLTGAGPHTDGKYAFCSGGDQSVRGHGGYQGADGIPRLNVLDLQRLIRSMPKAVIAMVAGYAIGGGHVLHLICDLTIAADNAIFGQTGPKVGSFDGGFGASYLARIVGQKKAREIWYLCRQYDAQAALDMGLVNTVVPIDRLEAEGVEWAQEILAKSPIAIRCLKAALNADCDGQAGLQELAGNATLLYYMTEEGAEGKQAFLEKRQPNFRQYPWLP; encoded by the coding sequence ATGGAAATTACCTGGCGATCGGTCAAAACATACACTGATATTCTTTATCATAAAGCCGATGGCATTGCTAAAGTTACCATCAATCGCCCGGAAAAGCGCAATGCTTTCCGTCCACAGACCGTATTTGAAATGTATGATGCTTTTTGCGATGCGCGGGAAGATACTAGCATTGGCGTGGTGTTACTGACAGGTGCTGGGCCGCATACCGATGGTAAATATGCCTTTTGTTCCGGCGGCGATCAATCGGTGCGCGGGCATGGGGGTTATCAGGGCGCAGACGGAATTCCGCGCCTAAATGTGTTGGATCTCCAACGCTTGATTCGATCGATGCCCAAGGCGGTAATTGCGATGGTTGCAGGGTACGCGATCGGGGGCGGTCACGTTTTACACTTAATTTGCGATTTGACTATTGCTGCTGACAATGCGATCTTCGGCCAAACGGGGCCAAAAGTTGGTAGTTTCGATGGTGGTTTTGGGGCGAGTTATTTGGCACGGATTGTCGGCCAAAAGAAGGCGCGCGAAATCTGGTATCTGTGCCGTCAATACGACGCGCAGGCAGCTTTGGATATGGGTTTGGTTAATACTGTGGTACCGATCGACAGACTCGAAGCCGAAGGGGTAGAATGGGCGCAGGAAATTTTAGCCAAAAGCCCGATCGCGATTCGCTGTCTCAAAGCCGCGCTCAATGCCGATTGCGATGGACAAGCAGGCTTACAGGAATTGGCTGGTAATGCCACGTTACTCTATTACATGACAGAAGAAGGTGCAGAAGGCAAACAAGCCTTTTTAGAAAAACGTCAGCCTAATTTTCGTCAATATCCCTGGTTGCCATAG
- the gltX gene encoding glutamate--tRNA ligase: MTVRVRIAPSPTGNLHIGTARTAVFNWLFAHHHDGKFILRVEDTDVERSKPEYTQNILDGLKWLGLNWDEGPLFQSQRLDLYRQSIQTLLDNGSAYRCYTTTEELDELRASQEANNQAPRYDNRHRNLTPEQEAAFIAEGRRPVIRFKIDDDREISWVDLVRDTVTWKGSDLGGDMVISRAADEHELGQPLYNLAVVVDDIDMQITHVIRGEDHIANTAKQILLYEGLGVKVPEFAHTPLILSAEGKKLSKRDGVTSIDDFKKMGYIAPALVNYMTLLGWSAPDAQELFTLDEAAKQFDFDRVNKAGGKFDWDKLNWINSQYIHAMPAEQLLPELIPYWQAAGFKFDPDADRAWLLQLTSLIGASLARLDECVEISRTFFTDSVILNEEATAKVAQPGAKEVLTTLVTTLETKPDLSESEAQELMKQVTKEQNVKKGVVMQSLRAALTGEVHGPDLIQSLLLLHRHQLAIPRIEKVIG; encoded by the coding sequence GTGACAGTCAGAGTTCGCATCGCTCCTAGTCCTACTGGTAACTTACATATCGGTACCGCTCGTACCGCTGTTTTCAATTGGTTATTCGCGCATCATCATGACGGTAAATTTATCCTTCGGGTTGAAGATACCGATGTAGAACGTTCCAAACCAGAATACACCCAAAATATCCTCGACGGTTTGAAATGGTTGGGTTTAAATTGGGATGAAGGGCCATTATTTCAATCCCAACGCTTGGATTTGTATCGCCAATCGATTCAAACTTTATTAGATAATGGTAGTGCTTATCGGTGCTACACTACCACCGAAGAACTCGACGAGTTGCGAGCTTCTCAAGAAGCCAATAACCAAGCTCCGCGCTACGATAACCGCCACCGCAATCTCACACCAGAGCAGGAAGCCGCCTTTATTGCCGAAGGTCGGCGTCCGGTAATTAGATTTAAAATTGATGACGATCGCGAAATTAGCTGGGTAGATTTAGTTCGAGATACAGTAACGTGGAAAGGTAGTGACTTGGGAGGAGATATGGTCATTTCCCGCGCTGCTGACGAACACGAACTCGGTCAACCGCTGTATAATCTCGCCGTCGTTGTCGATGATATCGACATGCAAATTACCCACGTCATTCGCGGTGAGGATCATATTGCCAATACTGCCAAACAGATCCTACTGTATGAAGGTTTGGGGGTAAAGGTACCAGAATTTGCACATACGCCGTTGATTTTGAGCGCGGAAGGCAAGAAACTCTCCAAGCGCGATGGTGTAACCTCGATCGACGATTTCAAGAAAATGGGTTATATCGCCCCAGCATTAGTCAATTATATGACGCTGTTGGGTTGGTCGGCTCCCGATGCTCAGGAGTTATTTACCCTAGATGAAGCAGCTAAACAGTTTGATTTCGATCGAGTGAATAAAGCTGGAGGCAAATTTGATTGGGATAAACTCAACTGGATTAATAGCCAATACATCCACGCGATGCCAGCCGAGCAATTATTGCCAGAATTAATCCCGTATTGGCAAGCTGCGGGTTTTAAATTCGATCCCGATGCCGATCGAGCTTGGTTGCTACAGCTTACTAGTTTAATTGGTGCTAGTCTGGCACGTCTAGATGAATGTGTCGAAATTAGTCGGACGTTCTTTACCGATAGCGTAATACTCAATGAAGAAGCCACTGCCAAAGTTGCCCAACCAGGTGCCAAGGAAGTATTAACCACTCTGGTGACAACGCTTGAAACTAAACCCGATCTGAGCGAGAGCGAGGCTCAGGAGCTGATGAAACAAGTGACAAAAGAGCAAAATGTCAAAAAAGGCGTAGTGATGCAAAGTCTCCGCGCTGCCCTTACAGGCGAGGTTCACGGCCCCGATTTGATTCAATCTTTGCTGTTATTGCATCGGCATCAATTGGCAATCCCCCGCATCGAAAAAGTTATCGGCTAA